The proteins below are encoded in one region of Pseudomonadota bacterium:
- a CDS encoding Crp/Fnr family transcriptional regulator: MKSDYLIKLGDSMNFAAGIPQEEQDKLLKRLNSITIRKDEYFLRAGEVPQRIGFNVSGLMRLFYIDSNGTERIKHFCIENTLAISYSAFLLREESKLYIQAIEDTKLLTINYETYCEILDSHACWQTVLRKFAELLYIIKEKREHEFLMNSAQERYLQFLEDYPNIKERLNNYHIASYLGITPESLSRIRTNLKQN; this comes from the coding sequence ATGAAATCAGACTATCTCATAAAATTAGGTGATTCAATGAATTTTGCTGCTGGTATCCCTCAAGAGGAACAGGATAAACTATTGAAGCGGTTAAATTCAATCACTATCAGGAAAGACGAGTATTTTTTGAGGGCCGGAGAAGTCCCCCAAAGAATAGGTTTTAATGTGTCTGGCTTAATGCGCCTTTTCTATATTGACAGTAACGGGACAGAACGCATAAAGCATTTTTGCATTGAAAACACCCTAGCTATCTCGTACAGCGCATTTTTACTGAGAGAAGAATCAAAATTATATATCCAGGCAATAGAAGATACAAAACTCCTTACCATAAATTACGAAACCTACTGCGAAATCCTGGACAGCCATGCATGTTGGCAGACAGTATTAAGAAAGTTTGCTGAACTGTTGTATATCATCAAAGAAAAAAGAGAACACGAATTTTTAATGAATAGCGCGCAAGAAAGATATTTACAATTTCTGGAAGACTATCCGAATATTAAAGAGAGATTAAACAATTATCATATTGCATCATATCTTGGAATTACCCCCGAATCACTGAGTAGAATTCGCACAAATTTAAAGCAAAATTAA
- a CDS encoding SDR family NAD(P)-dependent oxidoreductase, whose product MELSNKTIVITGASKGLGKETALRLCRQNTNLVLVARTENLLKQTQKEIDNLTGRSPLIIPCDVSNESDVERMSGIIKTNFHHVDVLINNAGIGIHKISEDMSSEEMRKQFEVNFYGPVYCIKALLPLLKLSDSPYILNIGSLVGEISFADNSIYAATKSALSCFSDGLRSEMVKSNIRVGLFLPGLMSTSFQNDRERKIKTPSFMILDPQKVAAKLERVIHRRKKKVYVHKWMLFLMKMKKLYG is encoded by the coding sequence ATGGAGTTATCAAACAAAACTATTGTGATTACAGGAGCATCAAAAGGTCTTGGCAAGGAGACTGCACTCCGTTTATGTCGTCAGAATACAAATCTAGTTCTTGTAGCGCGCACCGAAAACCTACTGAAACAGACGCAAAAAGAAATTGATAATCTGACAGGCAGATCGCCATTGATTATTCCTTGCGACGTTTCAAACGAATCGGACGTAGAGCGTATGTCGGGAATAATTAAAACCAACTTTCATCATGTCGATGTCTTGATAAACAATGCCGGGATTGGGATTCATAAGATTTCGGAAGACATGTCAAGTGAAGAAATGAGGAAACAGTTTGAAGTAAATTTCTACGGTCCTGTTTATTGTATAAAGGCCTTGCTTCCGCTGCTTAAGCTCAGTGATTCCCCCTACATATTGAACATTGGTTCCTTGGTCGGTGAAATATCGTTTGCGGATAACAGTATTTATGCGGCGACGAAATCCGCGCTATCGTGTTTTTCTGATGGCCTTCGCAGTGAAATGGTAAAGTCTAATATTAGAGTAGGATTATTTTTACCAGGGCTTATGAGCACCTCGTTTCAAAACGATAGGGAACGTAAGATAAAAACTCCCTCATTTATGATCCTCGATCCCCAGAAAGTAGCTGCAAAACTTGAGAGAGTCATTCATCGAAGGAAGAAAAAGGTTTACGTGCACAAATGGATGCTTTTTCTTATGAAAATGAAAAAGTTATATGGATAA